In Kwoniella shivajii chromosome 9, complete sequence, one genomic interval encodes:
- a CDS encoding argininosuccinate lyase, with amino-acid sequence MDSNADFTKRKLWGGRFTGTTDPLMHKFNASIGYTKKLYKVDLRQSVAYSKALKLAGILNADEAEELKRGLHLVEKEWEDGVFNISSDDEDIFTANERRLSEIIGSGIGGKLHTGRSRNDQTATDARMWLLDQIGDTKAYLIDLINVMTSRAEKEVDALMPGYTHLQKAQPVRWSHWLLSHAHALLSDVQRLSQLIPRISVLPLGSGAMAGNPYGLDRELLAKELGFRSVGQNSMYMVWDRDFVVEFLQWSSLLTNHFSRFAEDLIIYSSGEFGFVTISDAYSTGSSIMPQKKNPDSLELLRGKSGRIFGQMAGLMMTMKGIPTTYNKDMQEDKEPMFDCATTVQDCIRIAEGVIATLDINPEKMRAALSEDMLATDLADYLVRKGVPFRETHHISGRAVAMAEKENIRLSEITFAQYLTLSDQFTEDVYSVFDYENSVEKRNVTGGPSRKGIATQVQYIRAALGDIE; translated from the exons ATGGATTCTAATGCCGATTTTACCAAGAGAAAGCTCTGGGG AGGCCGGTTCACTGGGACAACTGATCCTTT GATGCACAAGTTTAACGCCTCCATCGGTTATACTAAGAAACTCTACAAAGTCGATCTGAGACAATCTGTCGCTTATTCAAAAGCATTGAAACTTGCTGGCATACTCAATGCTGATGAGGCTGAAGAGTTGAAGAGGggtcttcatcttgttgagaaggaatgggaagatggtGTG TTCAATATATCATCGGACGACGAAGACATCTTCACGGCAAATGAGAGAAGACTATCGGAAATCATTGGTTCCGGGATCGGAGGCAAGCTGCATACAGGCAGAAGTAGAAACGATCAGACGGCCACAGACGCACGAATGTGGTTG CTCGATCAGATCGGAGACACTAAGGCCtatctgattgatctgatcaatgTGATGACCTCGCgagctgaaaaagaagtgGACGCTTTGATGCCCGGTTACACACATCTCCAG AAAGCTCAACCCGTGCGATGGTCGCATTGGTTACTCAGTCACGCTCACGCACTTTTATCAGATGTACAACGACTTAGTCAACTCATCCCGCGTATATCTGTGCTCCCGCTTGGATCCGGGGCGATGGCAGGCAACCCATACGGACTTGATCGCGAACTTCTAGCCAAGGAGCTGGGTTTCAGATCCGTTGGTCAGAATTCGATGTATATGGTGTGGGACAGAGACTTTGTCGTGGAGTTCCTGCAATGGAGTTCGCTCTTGACCAATCATTTTAGTCGATTTGCGGAGGATCTAATTATATACAGTTCTGGGGAGTTTGGCTTCGTTACCATTTCTGACGCATACAG TACCGGGTCATCTATTATGCCTCAGAAAAAAAACCCA GACTCTCTCGAGTTGCTTCGAGGCAAATCAGGCCGAATCTTTGGTCAA ATGGCAGGCTTAATGATGACTATGAAAGGGATTCCCACGACGTACAACAAGGACATGCAGGAAGATAAAGAACCTATGTTCGACTGTGCAACGACTGTTCAAGATTGTATCAGGATCGCCGAGGGAGTCATCGCTACCCTTGAT ATCAATccagagaagatgagagccGCGCTGTCGGAAGATATGCTAGCCACCGATTTAGCTGATTATCTTGTCCGAAAGGGA GTGCCATTCCGGGAAACTCATCATATTTCCGGTCGAGCCGTTGCTATGGCGGAGAAGGAGAACATACGCCTCTCAGAAATCACGTTCGCTCAGTACTTGACTCTCAGTGACCAGTTCACGGAGGACGTGTATTCGGTATTCGATTATGAGAACAGTGTCGAGAAAAGAAACGTCACAGGCGGACCAAGCAGAAAAGGGATTGCCACCCAGGTTCAGTATATACGAGCAGCCCTCGGAGATATTGAATAA